The following are from one region of the Penaeus vannamei isolate JL-2024 chromosome 28, ASM4276789v1, whole genome shotgun sequence genome:
- the LOC113810154 gene encoding uncharacterized protein — MAIVWSPGLTKSLLEKIRTREVLWDTNHRFFSKKNLRRSCFDQVCMELKSEHKHLHALTTDDVVQRFQYLRGHFQKLLRKIKNSPNGSGAQTPAKWEFFNSCLFMQPIYDNVQSQSSFTPSDDMMEMPCNGVVVYEGLLEKDSTGNEDRVLLSPSSSVSSPSPLPDLPEDSKESFHKPSVSSTPSPLPDLPEIPPESRNLKRKRTWDEMEENLMESINCVKEAWSSQSQNQVQGKPFRYDMATEAVMSCVEFLSSHKDLKMEFIVEVMSLVNRTVKKVQERESKQLHKNNQIL, encoded by the exons ATGGCCATCGTCTGGAGTCCCGGCCTTACGAAATCTCTCCTAGAGAAGATCAGGACCCGGGAAGTGCTGTGGGATACCAACCATCGTTTCTTCAGCAAAAAGAACCTGAGGAGGAGCTGCTTCGATCAAGTATGCATGGAGTTGAAGTCCGAGCACAAGCATCTTCACGCACTGACGACAG aTGATGTTGTCCAGAGATTCCAGTATCTTCGAGGCCACTTTCAGAAGTTgttgaggaaaataaaaaattcgCCTAATGGTTCGGGAGCCCAAACACCAGCTAAATGGGAGTTTTTCAATTCCTGTTTATTTATGCAACCAATCTATGATAATGTTCAAAGTCAATCAAGTTTCACACCCTCAGATGACATGATG gaaATGCCATGCAATGGAGTTGTTGTATATGAAGGCTTATTGGAGAAAGACTCGACAGGCAATGAAGACAGGGTGTTGTTGTCCCCTTCCTCATCAGTGTCGTCTCCTTCACCTCTGCCTGATCTCCCAGAAGATAGCAAAGAATCATTTCATAAACCCTCGGTATCATccactccttcaccccttcctgatCTTCCAGAAATCCCGCCAGAGTCAAGAAatttgaagaggaaaaggacgtgggatgagatggaggaaaatttaatggaatccatCAACTGTGTGAAGGAGGCATGGTCGTCACAGAGTCAGAATCAGGTGCAGGGAAAGCCGTTCCGTTATGATATGGCCACTGAGGCTGTGATGTCCTGTGTGGAATTCCTTTCTTCTCATAAGGATCTCAAAATGGAGTTCATAGTGGAAGTGATGTCCCTCGTTAATAGAACAGTTAAAAaagtacaagaaagagagagcaaacaacTCCACAAGAATAATCAAATCCTTTGA